One region of Pararhizobium qamdonense genomic DNA includes:
- a CDS encoding ABC transporter permease, producing MTMPAGAILLVFATLQIVCIVGALAYPDDFRYLSPQNLTILMKAIPVLGCLALGAGILMIAGEFDLSIGSVYTLTAVLMASLVDGGMSAFIAAPLGILLGVMIGLLNGTITLRFGLPSFIVTLGGLLFWRGAVLLYNGAVQVRFDPEPAFTSLFAGTIFGINAAFIWIVLFVIGFYLLLHRHRFGNHVFATGGNPAAATAIGINTDRVKMIAFAIAGGMAAVAGIIATARVGSVQPGQGAGLELQAIAACVIGGLSLRGGRGSIIGIFLGVMLIHTITDVLLLLRAPGFYLDMFIATLIVVAAAFNHLIERRGAA from the coding sequence ATGACGATGCCGGCCGGAGCCATTCTCCTGGTCTTCGCGACCCTGCAGATCGTCTGCATCGTTGGCGCGCTCGCCTATCCCGACGACTTCCGCTATTTGTCGCCGCAGAACCTGACGATCCTGATGAAGGCCATTCCGGTGCTCGGCTGCCTGGCGCTCGGCGCGGGTATCCTAATGATCGCCGGTGAATTCGACCTGTCGATCGGCTCGGTCTACACGTTGACGGCCGTCCTGATGGCAAGCCTCGTCGATGGCGGCATGAGCGCGTTCATTGCCGCGCCGCTCGGCATTCTGCTCGGCGTGATGATCGGACTTCTCAACGGTACGATCACGCTGCGCTTCGGCCTGCCGTCCTTCATCGTGACGCTCGGGGGACTGCTGTTCTGGCGCGGTGCGGTGCTGCTCTATAATGGCGCCGTCCAGGTCCGGTTCGATCCGGAGCCTGCCTTTACCAGCCTGTTTGCCGGGACGATCTTCGGCATCAACGCCGCCTTCATCTGGATCGTGCTGTTCGTCATCGGCTTTTACCTGCTGCTGCACCGTCACAGGTTCGGCAATCATGTCTTTGCGACCGGTGGCAACCCCGCTGCGGCGACCGCCATCGGCATCAACACCGATCGCGTCAAGATGATCGCCTTTGCCATTGCCGGCGGCATGGCGGCTGTTGCCGGCATCATCGCCACGGCGCGCGTCGGCAGCGTTCAGCCAGGGCAGGGGGCGGGGCTGGAACTCCAGGCGATCGCCGCCTGCGTCATCGGCGGGCTTTCATTGCGCGGCGGGCGCGGCTCGATCATCGGGATCTTCCTCGGCGTCATGCTGATCCACACCATCACCGATGTGCTGCTGCTGCTCAGGGCCCCGGGCTTCTATCTCGACATGTTCATCGCCACGCTGATCGTGGTCGCGGCCGCCTTCAACCATCTCATCGAACGCCGGGGGGCTGCATGA
- a CDS encoding carboxy terminal-processing peptidase, with protein MRIRSGLLCIFLALAPSAYALDAGSPPVLAPQKEQAQAARFSAQFLSRYGYKPVPLDDALSAKIMDRFIKSLDPDRVLFLQADIDTFMADSTKIDDAIKREDLKIPFSIFNTYGQRVAGRMDYARNLLKQNFDFSVQEVYALEREDAPWPQTEAESDDLWRKRVKGDWLRLKLAGKTDAVIRDTLGKRYQNSLERAFKYKSEDVFQSFMDAYTTSVDPHTDYFGARAAAEFDISMKLSLVGIGAVLQERDDYTTIRELVPGGPAQLSGKLMVGDRITGVGQGEDGPIKEVVGTRLDEVVQMIRGKEDSVVRLDILPADAGPDASHRVISLKRDKISLDKQAARKAILPVKDGEATRKIGVITLPVFYEDFEARQKGDPEYRSASRDVAKLLGELKQDDVEGVVIDLRNNGGGSLSEAIELTGLFVGKGPVVQQRGADGRVEVGRDDLSKPAWTGPVSVLINRGSASASEIFAAAIQDYGRGVIVGEPSFGKGTVQTVINLDKAARNSKPKFGELKVTIAQFFRVNGGTTQLRGVTPDISLPGLSDLKSFGEASFDNALPWTQIKPVSYAPSGNIAALLPKLQSRHDERVRTDPDFQRFVEDIDELKAQREKGFISLNLTERRNELAAQAARSKARAQINDGVNLSEDDGLQADERSLSADLALENARKNAKDVLLNEAAAILADGADLQQSMQ; from the coding sequence ATGCGTATACGATCTGGCTTGCTCTGTATTTTCCTGGCTCTCGCGCCCTCGGCTTACGCGCTGGATGCCGGGTCGCCGCCTGTTTTGGCGCCGCAGAAAGAGCAGGCGCAGGCTGCCCGTTTCAGTGCGCAGTTTCTGTCGCGGTATGGGTATAAGCCGGTTCCGCTTGATGATGCCCTTTCGGCCAAGATCATGGACCGGTTCATCAAGTCGCTCGATCCGGACCGGGTGCTGTTTCTACAGGCCGATATTGATACGTTCATGGCAGACAGCACGAAGATCGATGATGCCATCAAGCGGGAAGATCTGAAGATCCCGTTCTCGATCTTCAACACCTATGGGCAGCGTGTGGCCGGCAGGATGGACTATGCCCGCAATCTGCTGAAGCAGAATTTCGATTTCAGCGTGCAGGAAGTCTATGCGCTGGAGCGCGAGGACGCGCCCTGGCCGCAAACGGAGGCCGAAAGTGATGATCTCTGGCGCAAACGCGTCAAGGGCGACTGGCTGCGGCTGAAGCTGGCGGGGAAAACCGATGCGGTTATTCGCGATACGCTTGGCAAACGCTATCAGAATTCCCTCGAGCGCGCCTTCAAGTACAAGAGCGAGGATGTCTTCCAGTCGTTCATGGACGCGTACACCACGTCGGTTGACCCGCACACCGACTATTTTGGCGCGCGCGCGGCGGCGGAATTCGATATTTCCATGAAGCTGTCGCTGGTGGGTATCGGTGCTGTCCTGCAGGAGCGCGACGACTATACGACGATCCGCGAACTGGTGCCGGGCGGCCCGGCGCAGCTGTCCGGCAAGCTGATGGTCGGTGACCGCATTACCGGTGTCGGTCAGGGCGAGGACGGTCCGATCAAGGAAGTGGTGGGCACGCGCCTGGATGAAGTCGTGCAGATGATCCGGGGCAAGGAGGATAGTGTCGTCCGGTTGGATATCCTGCCTGCGGATGCCGGGCCGGATGCCAGCCACCGCGTCATCAGCCTGAAGCGCGACAAAATCAGCCTCGACAAGCAGGCGGCCAGGAAGGCGATCCTGCCCGTCAAGGACGGCGAGGCGACGCGCAAGATCGGGGTGATCACGCTTCCGGTGTTTTACGAGGATTTCGAGGCACGGCAGAAGGGTGACCCGGAGTATAGAAGTGCAAGCCGCGACGTGGCCAAGCTGCTGGGTGAACTGAAGCAGGACGACGTCGAGGGCGTCGTCATCGATCTGCGCAACAATGGCGGCGGGTCGTTGAGCGAGGCGATTGAATTGACGGGCCTGTTCGTCGGCAAAGGACCGGTGGTTCAGCAGCGCGGCGCCGACGGCCGGGTCGAGGTGGGAAGAGATGATCTTTCAAAGCCCGCCTGGACCGGGCCTGTCAGTGTGCTGATCAATCGCGGCTCGGCCTCGGCATCCGAAATCTTTGCCGCAGCCATTCAGGACTATGGCCGTGGCGTGATTGTCGGCGAGCCAAGTTTCGGCAAGGGAACGGTTCAGACCGTGATCAATCTTGATAAGGCGGCCCGCAACAGCAAGCCGAAATTTGGCGAGTTGAAAGTGACGATTGCCCAGTTTTTCCGGGTGAATGGCGGCACGACACAGCTGCGTGGCGTGACGCCCGATATCAGCCTGCCTGGTCTTTCGGATCTGAAAAGCTTTGGTGAAGCAAGCTTCGACAACGCGCTGCCATGGACGCAGATCAAGCCGGTCAGCTATGCGCCTTCCGGCAATATCGCGGCGCTGCTGCCAAAGTTGCAAAGCCGCCATGATGAACGGGTGCGAACCGACCCGGATTTCCAGCGTTTCGTGGAGGATATTGACGAGCTGAAAGCGCAGCGGGAAAAGGGCTTCATCTCGCTCAATCTGACCGAGCGCCGCAACGAACTGGCCGCTCAGGCAGCGCGTTCGAAGGCGCGCGCGCAGATCAATGATGGCGTCAACCTGAGTGAAGATGATGGGCTGCAGGCGGACGAGCGTAGCCTCAGCGCCGATCTTGCCCTGGAAAATGCCCGCAAGAATGCCAAGGATGTCTTGCTGAACGAGGCGGCAGCCATTCTTGCCGATGGGGCGGACTTGCAGCAAAGCATGCAATAG
- the kduD gene encoding 2-dehydro-3-deoxy-D-gluconate 5-dehydrogenase KduD codes for MNPFDLSGRCAIVTGANTGIGQAIAVGLANAGADIIGVGRSPMDETADLVTTAGRVFHPLLADLSRMDEVRAVIADACAIRQSPDILVNNAGIIRRADTIDFTEEDWDAVMDTNLKSAFFLCQAFARVAMAQKLPAKIINIASLLSFQGGIRVASYTAAKSGLAGLTRLMANEWAAHGINVNAIAPGYVETNNTTALRADAERNADILKRIPAGRWARADDMAGAAVFLASHASDYVHGTVLPVDGGWLAR; via the coding sequence ATGAACCCGTTCGATCTTTCCGGCCGCTGCGCCATCGTCACCGGCGCAAACACGGGCATCGGCCAGGCGATCGCCGTGGGCCTTGCCAATGCGGGCGCCGACATTATTGGCGTCGGACGCTCGCCGATGGACGAAACCGCTGATCTCGTCACCACTGCCGGCCGGGTGTTTCACCCGCTTCTGGCCGATCTCTCCAGGATGGACGAGGTGCGCGCCGTCATCGCGGATGCCTGCGCCATCCGGCAATCTCCCGATATTCTGGTCAATAATGCGGGGATTATCAGACGCGCCGATACGATCGATTTCACCGAGGAGGATTGGGATGCCGTGATGGACACCAATCTCAAATCGGCATTCTTTCTCTGCCAGGCCTTTGCACGGGTGGCAATGGCGCAAAAGCTCCCCGCCAAGATCATCAACATCGCCTCCCTCCTGTCGTTCCAGGGCGGCATTCGGGTGGCATCCTATACCGCCGCAAAAAGCGGCCTTGCCGGGCTGACGCGATTGATGGCCAATGAATGGGCAGCGCATGGCATCAACGTCAACGCCATCGCCCCCGGCTATGTCGAGACCAACAATACCACGGCACTGCGGGCAGACGCCGAACGCAATGCCGATATCCTCAAGCGCATTCCGGCCGGACGCTGGGCTCGGGCGGATGATATGGCGGGCGCCGCCGTTTTCCTCGCCTCGCACGCCTCGGACTATGTGCACGGCACTGTCCTTCCGGTCGATGGCGGATGGCTGGCACGATGA
- a CDS encoding GntR family transcriptional regulator → MNLETLKIETGETTAAQVERDLREAIIRLDLAPGSRLSEQEIASRLGVSRQPVREALIALGKSKLVEIRPNRGTVVVRISARQMMEARFVREAIEVAVARRASESFDTWTRRKIDSILLRQKMAATDHDHNAFRREDEQFHIAIAEGAGCGLAWNAISDIKAHMDRVCNLQLRNPTSMNNLIEQHEKIVTAIDARNADAAADAMRAHLNGILNDLPQIESDNRELFE, encoded by the coding sequence ATGAACCTTGAAACATTGAAGATCGAGACCGGGGAAACCACGGCGGCGCAGGTCGAACGCGATCTGCGCGAGGCCATCATCCGGCTGGACCTCGCCCCCGGCTCGCGCCTCTCCGAACAGGAAATCGCGTCCCGTCTCGGCGTGTCGCGACAGCCGGTCCGCGAAGCGCTGATCGCTCTTGGAAAATCGAAATTGGTGGAGATCCGCCCCAATCGCGGCACGGTGGTCGTCCGGATATCAGCCCGTCAAATGATGGAGGCGCGTTTCGTGCGCGAGGCGATCGAAGTGGCTGTGGCCCGCCGTGCCAGCGAAAGCTTCGACACATGGACACGCCGGAAGATCGACAGCATCCTGCTGCGCCAGAAGATGGCCGCGACCGATCACGACCACAATGCATTCCGGCGGGAGGATGAGCAGTTTCACATCGCAATCGCGGAAGGTGCGGGCTGCGGTCTCGCCTGGAATGCGATTTCCGATATCAAGGCGCATATGGACAGGGTCTGCAACCTGCAACTTCGCAACCCCACCTCGATGAACAATCTCATCGAGCAGCATGAAAAGATCGTCACCGCGATCGACGCCAGAAACGCCGATGCCGCCGCTGACGCCATGCGGGCGCATCTCAACGGCATCTTGAACGACCTGCCGCAAATCGAATCCGATAACCGCGAGCTGTTCGAATAG
- a CDS encoding ATP-binding cassette domain-containing protein — protein MSAPNLLELHNISKSFGALTALRDLSFHIGPNEVVGLLGDNGAGKSTTVNLISGIHKPTSGHLSVDGQRAVFTCRSDSADAGIETIYQNTALVDSLSITRNIFMGRERTNAFGFLKQGEMRDIAMEVLEKAVHISGIDSPDKLVGDLSGGQKQAVAIARAVFFKRRVLLLDEPTSALSVRETEALLAQVLKLKAEGVSSVLVTHNLYHAYQVCDRFVIMSHGTKVFDVQKADTSISQLTEYVVLT, from the coding sequence ATGTCCGCACCCAATCTTCTCGAACTGCACAATATCTCCAAGAGCTTTGGCGCATTGACGGCGCTGCGCGACCTCAGTTTCCACATTGGTCCCAATGAAGTCGTCGGCCTTCTCGGCGATAACGGCGCCGGCAAATCGACCACGGTCAACCTGATATCGGGGATCCACAAGCCGACCTCCGGCCACTTGAGCGTCGATGGCCAAAGGGCGGTGTTTACCTGCCGGTCCGATTCCGCCGATGCCGGGATCGAAACGATCTACCAGAACACGGCCCTGGTGGATTCGCTCTCCATCACCCGCAACATCTTCATGGGACGCGAGCGCACCAATGCGTTCGGCTTCCTGAAACAGGGGGAGATGCGCGACATCGCCATGGAGGTGCTGGAAAAGGCCGTCCATATTTCCGGCATTGATTCTCCCGACAAACTGGTGGGCGACCTCTCCGGCGGCCAGAAGCAGGCCGTCGCCATCGCGCGTGCCGTCTTCTTCAAGCGGCGGGTGCTGCTGCTTGACGAGCCGACCTCGGCTTTGTCGGTGCGCGAAACCGAGGCCCTTCTGGCGCAGGTGCTGAAGCTGAAGGCCGAGGGCGTGTCGAGCGTGCTGGTGACGCACAATCTCTATCACGCCTACCAGGTCTGCGACCGGTTCGTGATCATGAGCCACGGGACCAAGGTATTCGATGTGCAAAAGGCCGATACCAGCATCAGCCAGCTCACCGAATATGTCGTCCTCACCTGA
- the kduI gene encoding 5-dehydro-4-deoxy-D-glucuronate isomerase, producing the protein MTISVNVRQVVGPEDTARRDTKGLREGFLIEGLFSKGQINLTYSHLDRMIAGGIVPVEQTLVIDEVKETGTSQFLERREAAILNIGGKGTVTAGGAEYPLGFQDALYVGMGQGTLSFRSDDPNNPAAFYLLSAPAHRVCPTVLITLDMAKKVRTGSAEEANARTINQYVHPDVCESCQLLVGLTIFEPGSVWNTMPAHVHDRRMEVYLYFGMDEATRIFHFMGEPHETRHLVLKNLDAVLSPGWSIHSGAGTGRYSFIWAMAGDNMSFTDMDKVPMESLR; encoded by the coding sequence GTGACAATTTCCGTAAACGTGCGCCAGGTCGTCGGACCAGAAGACACCGCCCGGCGCGATACGAAAGGCCTGCGCGAAGGCTTCCTCATCGAGGGGCTTTTTTCCAAAGGCCAGATCAATCTCACCTACAGCCATCTTGACCGGATGATCGCCGGCGGCATCGTGCCTGTGGAGCAAACGCTTGTCATCGACGAAGTCAAGGAAACCGGCACCAGCCAGTTCCTCGAACGGCGCGAAGCGGCCATTCTCAACATCGGCGGCAAGGGCACGGTAACGGCCGGGGGTGCCGAGTATCCGCTGGGGTTTCAGGACGCACTCTATGTCGGCATGGGGCAGGGGACGCTATCGTTTCGCAGCGACGATCCCAATAACCCCGCCGCATTTTATCTGCTGAGTGCCCCGGCACACCGCGTCTGCCCGACCGTGCTGATCACGCTCGACATGGCAAAGAAGGTGCGTACCGGCTCGGCCGAGGAAGCCAATGCCCGGACGATCAACCAGTATGTGCATCCGGACGTCTGCGAGAGCTGCCAGCTTCTGGTTGGCCTGACGATCTTCGAGCCCGGTTCCGTCTGGAACACCATGCCCGCGCATGTGCATGACCGGCGCATGGAGGTTTATCTCTATTTCGGCATGGATGAGGCGACCCGCATCTTCCATTTTATGGGTGAACCGCATGAAACGCGGCACCTCGTGCTGAAAAACCTTGATGCGGTGCTGTCGCCGGGGTGGTCCATCCACTCCGGTGCCGGCACCGGACGCTACTCCTTCATCTGGGCGATGGCCGGCGATAATATGAGCTTTACCGACATGGACAAGGTTCCGATGGAAAGCCTGAGATGA
- a CDS encoding aldehyde dehydrogenase family protein — protein MQNNFIAPDSNDPRLQSKSRYRMLVDGKSVDAQSGKTIDRVSPGHAGIVVGTWPDASADDVRAAIAAARRAFDTGPWPRMSGAERSRLMFKTAELILANVEEIALIESLEVGKPIAQARGEITFCADLWSYAAGQARALEGQTHNNIGDNRLGLVLREPVGVVGIITPWNFPFIIASERVPWAIGGGCTVVLKPSEFTSGTSIRMAELAREAGIPDGVFNVVTGYGDPAGQILAEDPGTDMIAFTGSVRVGTKLGEIAARSVKRVGLELGGKGPQIVFADADLDAAADGIAYGVYHNAGQCCISGSRLLVQEGIRDALMERLLDISRKVTFGDPLNERTRIGAMISEAHAAKVHSYVEAGQADGAELLLGGMRVGEGSGLYYAPTVFSGVTADMSIAREEIFGPVLSTLTFKTADEAVALANASEFGLSASVWSTNLENALQSIRRIRAGRCWINSVIDGAPELPIGGYKKSGLGRELGRYGFDEYSQFKGIHVTLGRPDPWFR, from the coding sequence ATACAGAACAATTTCATAGCGCCCGATTCTAATGATCCGCGGCTACAGAGTAAATCCCGCTACCGGATGCTTGTCGATGGCAAGTCTGTCGACGCGCAGTCGGGCAAAACCATCGATCGCGTCAGCCCCGGCCATGCCGGCATCGTTGTCGGCACATGGCCTGACGCGTCTGCGGATGACGTCCGCGCCGCCATCGCTGCCGCCCGCCGCGCCTTCGATACCGGTCCCTGGCCGCGCATGTCGGGTGCCGAGCGGTCGCGGCTGATGTTCAAGACCGCCGAGCTTATTCTCGCCAATGTCGAAGAGATCGCGCTGATCGAGAGCCTGGAGGTTGGAAAGCCGATCGCGCAGGCGCGCGGCGAAATCACCTTCTGCGCCGATCTCTGGTCATATGCGGCAGGTCAGGCCCGTGCGCTGGAAGGCCAGACCCACAACAATATCGGCGACAATCGTCTCGGCCTCGTGCTGAGGGAGCCGGTCGGCGTCGTCGGCATCATCACGCCATGGAACTTTCCCTTCATCATCGCCTCCGAGCGCGTGCCTTGGGCGATTGGCGGCGGTTGCACGGTGGTGCTGAAGCCATCCGAATTCACCTCCGGCACCTCGATCCGGATGGCGGAACTGGCGCGCGAAGCGGGCATTCCCGACGGCGTCTTCAATGTCGTCACCGGTTACGGCGATCCGGCGGGCCAAATCCTGGCGGAAGATCCGGGCACCGATATGATCGCCTTCACCGGCTCGGTCAGGGTTGGAACGAAACTCGGCGAGATCGCCGCCCGCAGCGTCAAGCGCGTTGGCCTGGAACTGGGTGGCAAGGGGCCGCAGATCGTTTTTGCAGATGCGGACCTTGACGCGGCCGCCGACGGCATCGCCTATGGCGTCTACCACAATGCCGGCCAATGCTGCATCTCGGGAAGCCGGCTTCTCGTTCAGGAGGGCATCCGCGATGCGCTGATGGAGCGCCTGCTCGACATCTCCCGCAAGGTGACCTTCGGTGATCCGTTGAACGAGCGCACGAGGATCGGTGCGATGATCTCGGAGGCTCATGCCGCCAAGGTCCATTCCTATGTCGAGGCGGGACAGGCGGACGGGGCCGAATTGCTGCTCGGCGGCATGCGGGTCGGGGAGGGCTCGGGCCTCTACTACGCGCCGACCGTGTTTTCTGGCGTCACGGCCGATATGTCGATTGCCCGCGAGGAGATTTTCGGTCCGGTTCTGTCCACGCTGACATTCAAGACGGCCGATGAGGCAGTCGCCTTGGCCAACGCCTCGGAATTCGGCCTGTCGGCCAGCGTCTGGTCTACCAATCTCGAAAACGCGCTGCAAAGCATCCGGCGTATCCGCGCGGGGCGCTGCTGGATCAACAGCGTCATCGACGGTGCGCCTGAATTGCCGATCGGCGGCTACAAGAAGAGTGGTCTCGGACGGGAGCTCGGCCGCTACGGTTTCGACGAATATTCGCAGTTCAAGGGCATTCACGTGACCTTGGGCCGGCCGGATCCTTGGTTCCGGTGA
- a CDS encoding cupin domain-containing protein, which yields MPEHITLPENLIWTEPSPGNRRAVLSHRPELMLVAFSFDKGAIGALHSHPHTQVSYVAKGVFEVTVDGTTTTLPTGSSFIVAPNLVHGVVALEEGLLIDTFTPRRDDFL from the coding sequence ATGCCTGAGCACATCACATTACCGGAAAACCTCATCTGGACGGAACCCTCCCCCGGCAACCGCCGCGCCGTTCTCTCGCACCGGCCCGAACTGATGCTCGTTGCCTTCAGCTTCGACAAGGGCGCCATCGGCGCCCTGCATTCCCACCCGCATACGCAGGTCAGCTACGTGGCCAAGGGCGTTTTCGAAGTGACGGTCGATGGCACAACCACCACACTGCCCACCGGCAGCAGCTTTATCGTCGCACCAAACCTCGTCCATGGCGTCGTGGCGCTTGAGGAGGGATTGCTGATCGACACGTTCACGCCCAGACGGGACGATTTTTTGTAG
- a CDS encoding polysaccharide pyruvyl transferase family protein, with protein sequence MGWYNHHNCGDEAFKLVHKNMFTADVLGGANLCWINEKFVQADDDCSFILGAGDVVKPFYVDKLPAGSSFYIYGAGFSCDEDARYAIAIKDRIRGAWMRNRADVSILQSNGVDAHYTPDIIFQLGAGEKYSGNRLSGSKKKAICFFSNNSSQEALRSSDLHLYNDELSRKIKLSRAFDSLTSYYDFEFYPMSADWNDFDSAYSCDIYTMISNRTGVTVHPPLTDAAEALAISSSADLIFSMKYHGLIFACLAGVPFVDIGTTRKNHLFCLENDFTDVSLSRDNFTTANLSAAIKVAEYPPFVDRVKAVRERLIREANVQKDIFLKTIMTPLFHWNRAR encoded by the coding sequence ATGGGATGGTACAATCATCATAACTGCGGCGACGAAGCATTTAAACTTGTTCATAAAAACATGTTCACCGCAGATGTGCTGGGCGGGGCAAATCTGTGCTGGATCAACGAAAAATTCGTTCAAGCTGATGATGACTGCAGTTTCATCCTTGGTGCAGGTGATGTGGTAAAACCATTTTACGTTGATAAGCTGCCTGCTGGCAGCAGCTTTTATATCTATGGTGCCGGATTCTCTTGTGACGAAGACGCTCGCTACGCTATAGCAATTAAAGACCGCATCCGTGGAGCTTGGATGCGAAATAGAGCCGACGTAAGCATACTTCAATCTAACGGCGTGGATGCACACTATACTCCAGATATAATCTTCCAGTTAGGTGCAGGTGAAAAGTATAGCGGTAATCGTTTATCAGGATCAAAGAAGAAGGCTATTTGTTTTTTCTCAAACAATTCTTCACAAGAAGCATTGCGCAGTTCAGATTTGCATTTATACAATGACGAACTTTCTCGAAAAATAAAATTGTCACGAGCTTTTGATAGCTTAACCTCCTACTATGACTTCGAATTTTACCCCATGTCAGCTGACTGGAATGACTTCGACTCTGCGTACTCTTGCGACATTTACACAATGATTAGCAACCGCACCGGAGTGACCGTCCACCCTCCTTTGACTGATGCCGCAGAGGCACTCGCAATTTCCTCTAGTGCGGACCTTATTTTTTCTATGAAATATCATGGTCTTATATTTGCATGCCTTGCGGGAGTACCCTTTGTCGATATTGGTACCACACGCAAAAATCACTTGTTTTGTTTGGAAAACGATTTCACCGACGTCAGCCTAAGCCGCGACAATTTCACCACCGCAAATCTGTCTGCGGCAATTAAGGTTGCGGAATACCCTCCGTTTGTTGATAGAGTAAAGGCAGTTAGGGAGCGGCTGATCCGCGAGGCAAACGTACAAAAAGATATATTTCTAAAGACGATTATGACCCCACTTTTCCATTGGAACCGAGCGCGATGA
- a CDS encoding sugar ABC transporter substrate-binding protein produces the protein MKLTRLKTAMLAACAAMAFTSTAVAADVKATMIIYLDPSVQFFNPVVKGAQDAAAQFGVDLDVQYANNDPVRQNDLIESATVSGVDGIAVAISSSDAFDASICAAVKAGIIVIGFNNDDLDGAKGNCRQAYVGMDEFASGYELGNRMIEQFGLKEGDVVFNPREIPEASFAVARGGGIEKAMKEKGIKVETVRSGLDPAEAQNIIAQFLIANPTVKALFGTGSVTSTVGAGAIKDAGIDIPFGGFDLAVEIVNAVESGAMFATMDQQPYLQGYYPIAQIALAKKYGLTPTDVDTGQGAFLDKSRISSVKPLIGSYR, from the coding sequence ATGAAATTGACCAGACTGAAAACCGCAATGCTTGCGGCATGCGCAGCTATGGCTTTCACATCCACCGCCGTGGCGGCCGATGTCAAGGCGACGATGATCATCTACCTCGATCCGAGTGTCCAGTTCTTTAACCCGGTCGTCAAAGGCGCACAAGATGCCGCCGCCCAGTTCGGCGTCGATCTCGACGTGCAATATGCCAACAACGATCCGGTGCGCCAGAACGACCTGATCGAAAGCGCCACAGTGAGCGGCGTCGATGGCATTGCTGTTGCCATTTCTTCGTCGGATGCGTTCGACGCCAGCATTTGCGCTGCCGTCAAGGCAGGCATCATCGTCATCGGTTTCAACAATGACGACCTCGATGGCGCCAAGGGCAATTGCCGCCAGGCCTATGTCGGCATGGATGAATTCGCCTCCGGTTACGAGCTCGGCAACCGCATGATCGAGCAGTTCGGCCTGAAGGAAGGCGATGTCGTCTTCAATCCGCGCGAAATTCCAGAAGCCTCATTCGCTGTCGCCCGTGGCGGCGGCATCGAAAAAGCGATGAAGGAGAAGGGCATCAAGGTGGAAACGGTGCGCTCCGGGCTCGATCCCGCCGAGGCGCAGAATATCATTGCCCAGTTTCTGATCGCCAACCCCACCGTCAAGGCGCTGTTCGGCACCGGATCGGTCACCTCGACCGTCGGCGCCGGCGCCATCAAGGATGCCGGCATCGATATTCCTTTTGGCGGGTTCGATCTGGCGGTGGAAATCGTCAATGCCGTGGAATCGGGCGCCATGTTCGCAACGATGGACCAGCAGCCCTATCTGCAGGGCTACTATCCCATCGCCCAGATCGCACTGGCCAAGAAATATGGTCTGACGCCCACCGATGTCGATACGGGCCAGGGCGCCTTCCTCGACAAGTCGCGCATCAGCTCGGTCAAGCCGCTGATCGGCAGCTACCGCTAG